From the genome of Paraburkholderia aromaticivorans, one region includes:
- a CDS encoding chloride channel protein, which produces MSFTSITSEPVRRERSPFAVVAAVTLLTGIGAGLGGMLLALLLHGIQHLAYGYSVMHVISAESFLQGVSGAAPERRLFVLMVCGLVAGLGWWALYRFGRPLVSIREAVKSDDPQMPLASTTVHAVLQIVTVALGSPLGREVAPREIGSALAGWLSRRAGLSVAQSRIMVACGAGAGLAAVYNVPLGGAVFVLEVLLGTFGWPALVPAIVTSSLAALVAQVGLGNEHQYLVPSLTLSASLVVWSVVCGPIFGVAAWSFAELMKRSRAAAPKNWRLPVLSLLNFAVIGVLAMHFPQLLGNGKGPAGLAFDGGLTIGLAAMLLVLKVVITASSLRAGAEGGLLTPGLANGALLAIVLGGVWSVVWPGASLGAFAVVGATAFLAASMQMPMTAVVLMFEFTRVSQDFLVPVLFAVGGALLGFRACVKWVPAMHSSAGLSWSGASKAR; this is translated from the coding sequence ATGTCATTTACATCGATCACTTCTGAGCCTGTGCGCCGCGAGCGCAGCCCATTTGCCGTCGTTGCTGCCGTCACGCTCCTTACGGGCATCGGCGCGGGCCTTGGCGGCATGTTGCTCGCGCTGCTGTTGCACGGCATCCAGCATCTTGCATACGGCTACAGCGTGATGCACGTGATCAGCGCCGAGAGTTTTCTGCAAGGCGTGAGCGGCGCCGCGCCCGAACGCCGCCTGTTCGTACTGATGGTTTGCGGGCTGGTGGCCGGGCTCGGCTGGTGGGCGTTGTATCGGTTCGGCCGGCCGCTCGTGAGCATTCGCGAGGCCGTCAAGTCCGACGATCCGCAGATGCCTTTAGCCAGCACGACCGTCCATGCGGTGCTCCAGATCGTCACCGTTGCGCTCGGCTCGCCGCTCGGCCGTGAAGTCGCGCCGCGCGAGATCGGCTCGGCGCTCGCCGGCTGGCTGTCGCGCCGTGCGGGGCTGTCGGTCGCGCAAAGCCGGATCATGGTGGCGTGCGGCGCCGGCGCCGGTCTGGCCGCTGTCTATAACGTGCCGCTCGGCGGCGCGGTGTTCGTGCTCGAAGTCCTGCTGGGCACCTTCGGCTGGCCTGCGTTGGTGCCGGCAATCGTGACTTCGTCGTTGGCCGCGCTGGTCGCTCAGGTGGGACTCGGCAACGAACATCAGTACCTTGTGCCTTCGCTCACGCTGAGTGCATCGCTCGTGGTCTGGTCCGTGGTCTGCGGTCCGATTTTCGGTGTGGCGGCGTGGAGCTTCGCGGAACTGATGAAGCGCTCGCGAGCGGCGGCGCCGAAGAACTGGCGGCTACCGGTGTTGTCGCTGCTGAACTTCGCGGTGATCGGCGTGCTGGCCATGCACTTCCCGCAGTTGCTCGGCAATGGCAAGGGACCCGCGGGACTGGCATTCGATGGTGGACTCACCATTGGTCTTGCCGCGATGCTGCTGGTGCTCAAGGTGGTGATTACCGCAAGCAGTCTGCGGGCAGGCGCCGAGGGCGGTCTGCTCACGCCGGGGCTCGCGAACGGCGCGTTGCTGGCGATCGTGCTTGGCGGAGTATGGAGCGTGGTGTGGCCGGGGGCGTCGCTGGGTGCATTCGCGGTGGTCGGCGCAACGGCGTTCCTCGCCGCCTCGATGCAGATGCCGATGACGGCCGTGGTGCTGATGTTTGAATTCACCCGCGTGAGCCAGGATTTTCTGGTGCCTGTTCTGTTCGCGGTGGGCGGCGCGCTACTGGGTTTCCGCGCTTGCGTGAAGTGGGTACCGGCAATGCACTCGAGCGCTGGTTTGAGCTGGAGTGGCGCGAGCAAAGCGCGATGA
- a CDS encoding MFS transporter yields MSWTREQRNVTIAAYLGWTLDAFDFFLMVFVLKDIAAEFNTKIPEVAFGIMLTLMMRPLGALIFGWLADKYGRRPTLMVNIACFSLLELLSGFSPNLATLLVLRALFGIAMGGEWGVGGALTMETVPPKSRGIVSGLLQAGYPSGYLLASVVFGVFYQYIGWRGMFFVGVLPALLVLYVRAHVPESPAFKTLEKKARPGLVATLRQNVKLSLYAIVLMTAFNFFSHGSQDLYPTFLRVQHQFDAHTVSWITIVLNVGAICGGLFFGALSEKIGRKRAIFIAALIALPVLPLWAFSSTPVLLALGAFLMQISVQGAWGVIPVHLNEISPDEIRATFPGLVYQLGNLIASVNGPLQASAAEAHGNNYALVMAVVIGVVVVVIAALIPFSRERRGIDMTQSAKQVAAQL; encoded by the coding sequence ATGAGCTGGACACGGGAACAGAGAAACGTCACGATCGCCGCCTATCTAGGCTGGACACTCGACGCATTCGATTTCTTTTTAATGGTGTTCGTATTGAAAGATATCGCAGCGGAGTTCAATACAAAAATTCCCGAAGTCGCCTTCGGCATTATGCTGACCTTGATGATGCGTCCGCTCGGCGCATTGATTTTCGGCTGGCTCGCCGACAAATACGGCCGGCGTCCCACGTTGATGGTCAACATCGCGTGCTTCTCGTTACTGGAATTGCTCTCCGGCTTCTCGCCGAATCTGGCCACCCTGCTCGTGCTGCGTGCGCTGTTCGGCATCGCGATGGGCGGTGAATGGGGCGTCGGCGGCGCACTGACCATGGAAACCGTGCCGCCGAAGTCGCGCGGCATCGTCTCGGGCCTGCTGCAAGCTGGCTATCCGAGCGGCTATCTGCTCGCCTCGGTCGTGTTCGGCGTGTTCTATCAGTACATCGGCTGGCGCGGCATGTTCTTCGTCGGCGTGCTGCCGGCGTTGCTCGTGTTGTACGTGCGGGCGCATGTGCCGGAATCGCCCGCCTTCAAGACGCTCGAAAAGAAAGCGCGTCCGGGTCTCGTCGCCACGCTCCGGCAGAACGTCAAGCTGTCGCTCTACGCGATCGTTCTGATGACGGCATTCAACTTCTTCTCGCACGGCTCGCAGGATCTGTATCCGACTTTCCTGCGTGTGCAGCATCAGTTCGATGCGCACACGGTGTCGTGGATCACGATCGTGCTGAACGTCGGCGCGATTTGCGGCGGCCTGTTCTTCGGCGCGTTGTCCGAGAAGATCGGCCGCAAGCGCGCGATCTTCATCGCCGCATTGATCGCGTTGCCGGTGCTGCCGCTGTGGGCCTTCTCGAGCACGCCGGTGCTCCTCGCGCTCGGCGCCTTTCTGATGCAGATCTCCGTGCAGGGTGCGTGGGGTGTGATTCCGGTGCACCTGAACGAAATCTCGCCCGATGAAATTCGCGCGACGTTCCCCGGCCTCGTGTATCAACTCGGCAATCTGATCGCGTCGGTCAACGGCCCGTTGCAGGCGAGCGCCGCCGAAGCGCACGGCAACAACTACGCGCTCGTCATGGCGGTCGTGATCGGCGTCGTGGTGGTGGTGATCGCGGCGCTGATTCCGTTCAGCCGCGAGCGCCGCGGCATCGACATGACGCAGTCGGCGAAACAGGTGGCGGCGCAGCTTTAA
- a CDS encoding MAPEG family protein, producing the protein MTIPHLCLLIVALLPFPWTMLAKVSKRYDNRAPRAYLAGLEGWRARAHAAHQNAWEALAMFTAAIVVAGQAGGSSTWINWLAITFVVTRVLHGVLYVANLASLRSLVWFVGVACVVSMFFVSVR; encoded by the coding sequence ATGACGATTCCGCATTTATGCCTGCTCATCGTGGCGCTGTTGCCGTTTCCGTGGACCATGCTTGCGAAGGTCAGCAAGCGCTACGACAATCGCGCGCCGCGCGCGTATCTTGCCGGTCTCGAAGGCTGGCGCGCGCGTGCTCATGCGGCGCATCAGAACGCGTGGGAAGCGCTGGCGATGTTTACCGCCGCGATCGTCGTCGCCGGACAGGCGGGCGGATCGAGCACGTGGATCAACTGGCTGGCGATCACTTTCGTCGTGACACGGGTGTTGCACGGGGTGCTGTATGTGGCGAACCTGGCGTCACTGCGGTCGCTGGTGTGGTTCGTCGGCGTTGCTTGTGTGGTGTCGATGTTCTTTGTGTCGGTTCGCTAG